One stretch of Natronobacterium gregoryi SP2 DNA includes these proteins:
- a CDS encoding YhbY family RNA-binding protein — MDREMLRKRAHDLDVTVWVGKSGIESVVDELDDQLTDRDLVKVKFLRAARAGSSTEEKAKELADRVSADLVETRGHTAVLHR; from the coding sequence ATGGATCGAGAGATGCTTCGGAAACGAGCACACGACCTCGACGTCACCGTCTGGGTCGGCAAAAGTGGCATCGAATCCGTCGTCGACGAACTCGACGACCAACTAACCGACCGTGATCTGGTGAAGGTCAAATTCCTGCGGGCCGCACGCGCCGGCAGTTCGACCGAGGAGAAAGCAAAAGAACTAGCCGACCGCGTGAGCGCGGACCTCGTCGAAACCCGCGGCCACACCGCCGTCCTGCATCGATGA
- a CDS encoding phosphatase PAP2 family protein: MLLQVLVQLTAVVTLMLAVSTVVLIGRYRLRDTRLEWRDRVRATAPITIVLALVLLFNGVARDWVPDVSLMIGWHVTELIYDVEQYVILWLQSQATPELTAYFSFIYIYGYVFLLVFPLVAYFALSNTRPLRELLTAYTLNYVLGLCCYALVVAYGPRNIMPDLVQPLLYDTYPQYQHLTRQVNRNTNVFPSLHTSLSATVAFLAYRTRRIYPTWAVLATIFALSIGISTMYLGIHWVIDVLAGVGLAAVSVALSGHLVGRFSISAWLENHVPSSDRIGTTDRPRDAPERTTESTVSSEDE, translated from the coding sequence ATGTTACTCCAGGTGCTCGTCCAGTTGACCGCCGTCGTCACACTCATGCTTGCCGTTTCGACGGTAGTTCTCATCGGCCGGTACCGACTCCGAGACACTCGACTCGAGTGGCGAGACCGGGTGCGTGCGACCGCCCCGATCACGATCGTTCTCGCACTCGTCTTGCTGTTCAACGGCGTCGCCAGGGACTGGGTTCCGGACGTCTCGTTGATGATCGGCTGGCACGTCACCGAGCTGATTTACGACGTAGAGCAGTACGTCATCCTCTGGCTGCAGTCACAGGCGACGCCGGAACTGACGGCGTACTTCTCGTTTATCTATATCTACGGTTACGTCTTCTTGCTCGTGTTCCCTCTCGTCGCGTACTTCGCACTGTCGAACACGCGACCGCTCCGGGAGCTGCTGACCGCCTACACGCTCAACTACGTGCTGGGACTGTGCTGTTACGCCCTCGTCGTCGCCTACGGCCCGCGAAACATCATGCCGGATCTCGTCCAGCCGTTGCTGTACGACACGTATCCGCAGTACCAGCATCTCACCCGACAGGTCAACCGCAACACGAACGTCTTCCCCTCGCTACACACTTCGCTGTCGGCGACCGTCGCGTTCCTGGCCTACCGAACCCGTCGGATATACCCGACGTGGGCAGTCCTGGCAACTATCTTCGCCCTCTCGATCGGGATTTCGACGATGTACCTCGGCATCCACTGGGTGATCGACGTGCTCGCAGGGGTCGGACTGGCCGCCGTCAGCGTAGCTCTCTCCGGCCACCTCGTCGGCCGCTTCTCGATCTCGGCGTGGCTCGAGAACCACGTTCCCTCGAGCGACCGCATCGGAACCACTGACAGACCCAGAGACGCTCCCGAGCGAACGACCGAATCGACGGTCTCGAGCGAGGACGAGTGA
- a CDS encoding prefoldin subunit beta translates to MQGNLPPEAQEKIEQLQDLQETAQEVAVQKQETESNLTEAENALEELDNVDDATTMYRQVGELLVETGYDEAEQDLEDKVDSLEVRLETLEKQEERVQDQFEDLQEELEELLGGAGGMGGPAGPGGPGAGGA, encoded by the coding sequence ATGCAAGGAAACCTGCCGCCGGAGGCACAGGAGAAAATCGAACAACTGCAAGACCTTCAGGAGACGGCCCAGGAAGTAGCCGTCCAGAAACAGGAAACCGAATCGAACCTCACCGAGGCCGAGAACGCACTTGAGGAACTCGACAACGTCGACGACGCCACCACGATGTACCGACAGGTCGGCGAGTTGCTCGTCGAGACCGGCTACGACGAGGCCGAACAAGACCTCGAAGACAAGGTCGACTCGCTCGAGGTCCGCCTCGAGACGCTGGAGAAACAAGAAGAACGCGTTCAGGATCAGTTCGAGGATCTGCAGGAAGAACTCGAAGAACTGCTCGGCGGCGCAGGCGGCATGGGCGGTCCCGCAGGTCCGGGCGGGCCGGGCGCTGGCGGCGCGTAA
- a CDS encoding ABC transporter substrate-binding protein — protein sequence MNWTSVPSPSTGPVRRRSVLAAAVGALLPTSGCVTRGVETVVDDGRQVSLSLATVPTDDDRGAIRIARHLESNLEAVGVDVTLDVRPRAGFLEAVLLDRDVDLFVDRYPVDAAADPDFLYGALHSRFATQPGRQNPFEFTDETVDRLLEAQRLASEAERRGYVADLLDAIVAAKPFEPICRPTEHRLVRSDRFEVDDLDDAPVASRAGYLHLASVEDDDRLHALLTDTRPSRNCNPLSVTMRRRGTIVDLLYDSLGTYEDGTLRPWLADSWTWEQDGHSTTISLSLREGCRFHDGQPVTADDVAFTYRFLADTAPDSAFPSPAPRYSGRISAVDDLEVHDEYALTISLEAAEAVAGRALTVPILAEHVWQERLASERGHRSSPPQGHREPVTGDVDPVGSGVYRLANRSKRDSLTLERHEEHFAVRGGDGEESAAAATPPAVELHFEVDPNSASMVERIADGDADVTASPIQAYAVNRVPADDVVEHAAQPSRTFYYLGFNTRRTPCDEDGVELRRAITRLLDKSTLAENGFDGDAVPISTPVPDAWTPAALAWDGDDDFAGNDGDLDLETARSAFERAGLRSDEDGRLVWEY from the coding sequence ATGAATTGGACGTCCGTCCCCTCCCCCTCCACCGGCCCCGTTCGCCGTCGATCCGTCCTCGCCGCTGCTGTCGGTGCCCTCCTCCCGACGAGCGGTTGTGTCACCCGCGGCGTCGAGACTGTCGTCGACGACGGGAGACAGGTATCGCTGTCGCTTGCGACTGTGCCGACCGACGACGACCGCGGTGCGATCCGGATCGCCCGACACCTCGAGTCGAATCTCGAGGCGGTCGGCGTCGACGTTACTCTCGATGTCCGTCCCCGGGCAGGATTTCTGGAGGCAGTTCTCCTCGATCGGGATGTCGATCTCTTCGTGGATCGTTATCCCGTCGACGCCGCCGCCGACCCCGATTTCCTCTACGGTGCCCTCCACTCGCGGTTTGCAACCCAGCCCGGTCGCCAGAACCCGTTCGAGTTCACCGACGAAACCGTAGACCGGCTGCTCGAGGCCCAGCGCCTGGCAAGCGAGGCCGAGCGGCGCGGATATGTCGCCGACCTGCTAGACGCGATCGTCGCTGCGAAGCCGTTCGAACCGATCTGTCGCCCGACCGAACACCGTCTCGTCCGGTCGGATCGGTTCGAGGTCGACGATCTGGATGACGCCCCAGTTGCGTCTAGAGCCGGTTACCTGCATCTCGCTTCCGTCGAGGACGACGATCGGTTACACGCGTTGTTGACGGATACCCGGCCGTCTCGAAACTGTAACCCACTGTCGGTGACCATGCGCCGGCGCGGAACGATCGTGGACCTGCTGTATGACTCGCTTGGCACCTACGAGGACGGGACGCTCCGACCGTGGCTCGCAGACTCGTGGACGTGGGAACAGGACGGCCACTCGACGACGATCTCTCTCTCGCTCCGGGAGGGCTGTCGGTTCCACGACGGGCAGCCGGTGACTGCCGACGATGTCGCGTTCACCTATCGGTTTCTCGCGGATACGGCCCCCGACTCGGCATTTCCCTCGCCAGCACCACGCTACAGTGGCCGCATCTCGGCGGTCGACGACCTCGAGGTCCACGACGAGTACGCTCTGACGATTTCGCTCGAGGCGGCCGAGGCTGTTGCTGGCCGTGCACTGACTGTTCCGATCTTGGCCGAACACGTCTGGCAGGAGCGGCTCGCGTCGGAACGCGGGCATCGGTCGTCTCCCCCGCAGGGCCACCGGGAGCCCGTCACCGGCGACGTCGACCCCGTCGGAAGTGGGGTCTATCGGCTCGCGAATCGGTCGAAACGTGACTCGCTCACTCTCGAGCGCCACGAGGAGCACTTCGCTGTCCGGGGCGGAGACGGCGAGGAGTCGGCAGCAGCCGCCACTCCACCGGCCGTCGAACTCCACTTCGAAGTCGATCCCAACAGCGCCTCCATGGTCGAACGGATCGCAGACGGCGACGCCGACGTAACGGCTTCGCCGATCCAGGCGTACGCGGTGAATCGTGTTCCGGCAGACGACGTCGTCGAACACGCCGCTCAACCTTCGAGGACGTTCTACTACCTCGGGTTCAACACCCGTCGGACTCCCTGTGACGAGGACGGCGTCGAGTTGCGCCGTGCGATCACCCGGTTGCTGGACAAGTCTACGCTCGCCGAGAACGGCTTCGACGGTGACGCAGTTCCAATCTCGACGCCGGTTCCCGACGCGTGGACTCCCGCGGCACTCGCGTGGGACGGCGATGACGACTTTGCCGGCAACGACGGTGACCTCGACCTCGAGACGGCACGATCGGCGTTCGAGCGGGCGGGACTGCGCTCCGACGAAGACGGGCGGCTGGTATGGGAGTACTAG
- a CDS encoding ribonuclease P protein component 4, with the protein MSVAAERIEQLHELARAAATEDDKERARYYVQLARRVAERNRLSLPRKFRRFTCDNCDAYLRPGRNARVRLQDGHVVLTCDCGTQARYPYEGSDDDTTDSRQ; encoded by the coding sequence ATGAGCGTCGCTGCCGAACGGATCGAACAACTCCACGAGTTAGCCAGAGCAGCGGCGACCGAGGACGACAAAGAGCGTGCACGCTACTACGTCCAACTCGCGCGCCGAGTCGCCGAACGAAACCGACTCTCGCTCCCCCGCAAGTTCCGCCGGTTCACCTGCGATAACTGCGACGCCTATCTCCGGCCAGGACGGAACGCCCGCGTCAGACTCCAAGACGGTCACGTCGTGCTCACCTGTGACTGTGGGACACAGGCGCGGTACCCATACGAGGGGAGCGACGACGACACCACCGACAGCAGGCAGTGA
- a CDS encoding helix-turn-helix domain-containing protein, whose protein sequence is MTGLENADRLRITTEVSDIDSVQEVLTHLAELEATVDPQGMAVVDPSDDHVAEVDVGSLTTKQLRALELAYTRGYYEQPRETGLEELSAELDISKSAVSQRLRAAESKLVVAVLQAIRPWLVQSEVA, encoded by the coding sequence ATGACCGGACTCGAGAACGCAGATCGATTGCGAATCACGACCGAGGTGTCGGATATCGATTCGGTCCAGGAGGTTCTCACCCACCTGGCGGAACTCGAGGCGACGGTCGATCCACAGGGCATGGCGGTCGTCGATCCTAGCGACGACCACGTCGCCGAGGTCGACGTCGGATCGCTCACGACGAAACAGCTCCGGGCACTCGAGCTGGCGTATACGCGAGGATATTACGAACAGCCCCGCGAAACCGGACTCGAGGAGCTCTCGGCGGAGCTCGACATCTCGAAGTCGGCCGTCTCACAGCGGCTTCGGGCAGCCGAGTCGAAGCTCGTTGTCGCCGTGTTACAGGCGATCAGGCCCTGGCTCGTTCAGTCGGAAGTTGCCTAA
- a CDS encoding ABC transporter substrate-binding protein, with amino-acid sequence MLATTGLAVATSGCLRHVRSAVNRDGLEPLSVTITTLPSDGDRESIRLTRRVRDALEAVGIDASIELLASDEFLRAVLVNHDFDLYVGWYPEATEPAFLYEALHSTYADEPGWQNPFGFTDLAFDDLLEMQRRTDGDERRDAVAETLEAFVTHQPFVPICAPEEYRLVRSDRANDWRRFHPGTPLGYLDLGAGGGEIERLRAVHTDPRPSWNLNPLSVEYRNRGLFTGLLYDPLAVTPAAGTVDDEGDPPLADGGKADARYHPWLAESWEWAENEDGGTLTVELRDDCRFHDGEPVTPADVEFTYRFLVDTTLGGDGVSTPSPRHRGHVAPVVVDEIDADGARIELPIAGGEPAAERALAVPILPEHVWRERSASTDVTGVQVADGTTDAVVLDNVPAIGSGPFEFVDRNEREYVTFQRYDDHFTLRNDVDLPGPTVEEFRVRIDPRSTSAIEIVSNGDADVTTDPLESYVVDETVALAAETEGVELLESPARTFYHVGFNFRKAPFGNPHFRRIVARLLDEAWLVDDVFDGHARPLTVPVTEEWTPDALAWDGDDPAAPFLGSDGEIDDVAARDAFESAGFSYDADGRLRVRR; translated from the coding sequence ATGCTCGCCACGACCGGGTTGGCCGTCGCAACCAGCGGCTGTCTCCGCCACGTTCGCAGTGCCGTCAACCGGGATGGACTCGAGCCACTCTCCGTGACGATCACCACGCTTCCGTCAGACGGCGATCGAGAGAGCATCCGACTCACTCGCAGAGTTCGAGACGCTCTCGAAGCCGTCGGGATCGACGCCTCGATCGAGTTACTCGCCAGCGACGAGTTCCTCCGGGCGGTGCTTGTCAACCACGACTTCGACCTCTATGTCGGCTGGTATCCCGAGGCGACCGAGCCGGCGTTTCTCTACGAGGCGCTACACTCCACGTACGCGGACGAACCCGGCTGGCAGAATCCGTTCGGATTTACCGACCTCGCGTTCGACGACCTCCTCGAGATGCAGCGCCGGACCGACGGCGACGAGCGTCGGGACGCAGTCGCGGAGACGCTCGAGGCGTTCGTGACCCACCAGCCTTTCGTTCCGATCTGTGCGCCCGAGGAGTACCGTCTCGTCAGAAGCGATCGAGCCAACGATTGGAGAAGGTTCCACCCCGGAACGCCGCTGGGCTATCTCGATCTCGGAGCTGGAGGTGGCGAGATCGAACGACTCCGGGCAGTCCATACGGACCCGCGACCGTCCTGGAACCTCAACCCGCTGTCTGTCGAGTACCGCAACCGCGGGCTGTTTACTGGCCTGCTCTACGACCCGCTGGCAGTCACACCGGCCGCAGGGACGGTCGACGATGAGGGGGACCCGCCACTGGCTGACGGCGGCAAAGCGGACGCTCGCTATCACCCGTGGCTCGCCGAGTCCTGGGAGTGGGCGGAAAACGAGGACGGCGGAACGCTGACCGTCGAACTCCGAGACGACTGTCGGTTCCACGATGGAGAGCCGGTCACGCCGGCCGACGTCGAGTTTACCTACCGGTTTCTCGTGGATACGACTCTGGGAGGTGACGGCGTGTCGACACCGTCGCCGCGTCACCGAGGGCACGTCGCTCCAGTCGTCGTCGACGAAATCGACGCCGACGGGGCCCGTATCGAACTCCCGATCGCGGGCGGCGAACCGGCCGCCGAACGCGCGCTTGCGGTTCCAATCCTCCCGGAACACGTCTGGCGAGAACGGTCGGCGTCGACAGACGTCACAGGAGTACAGGTCGCCGATGGGACGACCGACGCCGTCGTTCTGGACAACGTTCCCGCGATCGGATCAGGACCCTTCGAGTTCGTCGACCGAAACGAACGCGAGTACGTCACCTTCCAACGGTACGACGACCACTTCACGCTCCGGAACGACGTCGACCTCCCCGGACCGACCGTCGAGGAGTTCCGCGTCCGGATCGACCCCCGGAGCACGTCAGCCATCGAAATCGTCTCGAACGGCGACGCGGACGTCACGACCGACCCTCTCGAGAGCTACGTCGTCGACGAGACGGTCGCTCTCGCCGCCGAGACCGAGGGCGTGGAATTGCTCGAGTCGCCGGCACGGACGTTCTACCACGTCGGGTTCAACTTCCGGAAAGCGCCGTTTGGTAATCCTCACTTCCGGCGGATCGTCGCCCGATTGCTCGACGAGGCCTGGCTCGTCGACGATGTCTTCGACGGCCATGCCAGGCCGCTCACGGTGCCGGTCACCGAGGAGTGGACTCCCGACGCCCTCGCGTGGGACGGTGACGATCCTGCCGCGCCGTTTCTCGGCAGTGACGGCGAAATCGACGACGTCGCTGCACGCGACGCGTTCGAGTCGGCTGGCTTCAGCTACGACGCGGACGGCCGACTCCGGGTGAGACGCTGA
- a CDS encoding phosphatase PAP2 family protein gives MLTDVLIRVVAVVGILLPVAVATFVGRRRLATLQMEWRSRFRESGPLLVVLLVVLGINRVMRQEGPTISDAIGIQLTWLFYELEGEFVLVFQSVASPELTAYFSAIYVYGYAFLLIFPGIAYFALSNTIYFRQLLAAYSLNYTIGLVFYLVVIALGPRNVMPDLLAGTMVYDASPEYHHFTRQLNSSTNVFPSLHTSLSVTVAIFAYRTREQYPRWTPVAVVIALSVVISTMYLGFHWVIDVVAGIALAAGCVALSMALVDSRNAG, from the coding sequence ATGTTGACCGATGTCCTGATTCGCGTCGTCGCCGTGGTCGGTATCCTGCTCCCGGTCGCGGTGGCGACGTTCGTCGGTCGTCGTCGACTCGCAACGCTACAGATGGAGTGGCGATCGCGGTTCCGGGAAAGCGGACCGTTGCTCGTCGTTCTCCTGGTTGTGCTCGGAATCAACCGCGTCATGCGCCAGGAGGGACCGACGATTTCCGATGCGATCGGGATTCAGCTCACCTGGCTGTTCTACGAGCTCGAGGGGGAGTTCGTCCTCGTCTTCCAGTCGGTCGCGAGCCCGGAGCTGACGGCGTATTTCTCGGCGATCTACGTCTACGGTTACGCTTTCCTGCTTATTTTCCCTGGAATCGCCTACTTCGCGTTGTCGAACACCATCTATTTTCGACAGCTTCTGGCGGCGTACTCGTTGAACTATACGATCGGGCTCGTCTTCTATCTGGTCGTCATCGCCCTCGGACCCCGAAACGTGATGCCCGACCTACTCGCGGGCACGATGGTATACGACGCCAGCCCGGAGTATCACCACTTCACCCGCCAACTCAATAGCAGTACGAACGTCTTTCCCTCGCTACACACGTCACTGTCGGTGACTGTCGCCATCTTCGCTTACCGGACTCGGGAGCAGTATCCCCGCTGGACTCCCGTCGCCGTCGTTATCGCACTCTCAGTCGTCATCTCGACGATGTACCTCGGATTCCACTGGGTGATCGATGTCGTCGCCGGCATCGCCCTGGCAGCCGGGTGTGTCGCTCTCTCGATGGCCCTCGTCGACAGTCGAAACGCTGGGTAA